In a genomic window of Salegentibacter salegens:
- a CDS encoding biotin carboxylase, whose protein sequence is MDSKKPKASNKKGATNTKKTTPKKEPASPERSAKKDRKLKVTEEKTLKGKKSVPLDSTAQQGKAPASASKKKKATTASGAKKKTTKSKKAVAPKQVKDDKSPAKAPRQYKSKNALEGVSDIRRSFHKNEEPLYFISATNFNLLGADEWIKGFKFICHIECFDGLHPNVFSPKTEIPHDDFEGIEDINNYLLQHPEVQDYLKTRSIDGRAGKAMFLMFNEKTEELAEKLGLEIMFPKAEMRTFLDNKVNTNRIAEKACVACVPYVLNKVNNYEHLREISKHLGNELVIQTPFGDSGHTTFFISNEEDYQKHAEEIEKEEEVKVMKRIRCRGSAIEACVTRHGTIVAPLMTELVGFKELTPYEGGWCGNEIYPNAFTPELRDKAIEYTQLFGNQLREEGYKGYFELDFLIDQDNGEIYLGELNPRVTGASSITNHAVFALADAPLFVFHILEWMDIDYDLDIEAINNRWARQENIDGWSQLIVKHTEDTVEYVTNAPNSGIYRMYDTGHIQFDRMDTHRRAVENENEAFFLRITRKGDYLYEGADMGILVSRGRMMTDDFQLNNRAKHWIKAIRAQYTSEMVEDKKKPKLSGTLTK, encoded by the coding sequence ATGGATTCTAAAAAACCAAAAGCCTCCAATAAAAAGGGAGCAACCAATACAAAGAAAACCACGCCTAAAAAAGAACCGGCTTCTCCGGAACGTAGTGCTAAAAAAGACAGAAAATTAAAAGTTACCGAAGAAAAAACTTTAAAAGGGAAGAAATCTGTGCCTTTGGATTCTACGGCACAGCAAGGAAAAGCTCCTGCTTCCGCTAGCAAAAAGAAAAAAGCTACTACAGCTTCTGGTGCTAAAAAGAAAACTACTAAAAGTAAAAAGGCGGTGGCCCCGAAGCAGGTGAAAGATGATAAATCTCCAGCCAAAGCTCCCCGACAATATAAGAGTAAGAATGCCCTTGAGGGGGTTTCGGATATTAGACGGTCTTTTCATAAAAATGAAGAACCCTTATACTTTATAAGTGCAACAAACTTCAATCTTTTAGGTGCCGATGAGTGGATTAAAGGATTCAAATTTATTTGCCATATCGAGTGTTTTGATGGTCTTCATCCTAATGTTTTTTCACCTAAAACCGAGATTCCTCATGATGATTTTGAAGGAATCGAAGACATAAATAATTATTTATTGCAGCATCCCGAAGTTCAGGATTATTTAAAAACGAGATCTATAGACGGAAGGGCTGGTAAGGCAATGTTCCTTATGTTCAATGAAAAAACCGAAGAACTTGCAGAAAAGCTAGGTTTGGAAATTATGTTTCCAAAAGCCGAAATGCGAACTTTCCTGGATAACAAAGTAAACACCAACCGTATTGCAGAAAAAGCCTGTGTTGCCTGTGTTCCTTATGTACTTAACAAAGTAAATAATTATGAACATTTAAGGGAAATTTCTAAACACCTTGGAAACGAACTGGTTATTCAAACACCTTTTGGAGATTCCGGGCATACTACTTTCTTTATTTCGAATGAAGAAGACTATCAAAAACACGCTGAAGAGATTGAAAAAGAAGAGGAAGTTAAGGTAATGAAACGTATTCGTTGCCGAGGTTCTGCTATAGAAGCTTGTGTTACCAGGCACGGCACCATCGTAGCTCCTTTAATGACAGAATTGGTAGGATTTAAAGAACTTACTCCCTATGAAGGTGGTTGGTGTGGCAACGAGATTTATCCCAATGCTTTTACTCCCGAGTTAAGAGATAAAGCGATAGAATACACCCAGTTATTTGGTAACCAATTGCGGGAAGAAGGTTATAAAGGATATTTTGAACTCGATTTTTTAATAGATCAGGACAATGGTGAGATTTATCTTGGGGAGTTAAATCCGCGGGTTACTGGAGCCAGTTCCATAACCAATCACGCTGTTTTTGCTCTTGCAGATGCACCCTTATTTGTTTTTCATATTTTAGAATGGATGGATATCGATTATGACCTTGATATAGAGGCTATTAATAATCGTTGGGCCCGCCAGGAGAATATAGATGGTTGGAGCCAGCTTATTGTAAAACATACCGAAGATACTGTAGAATATGTAACAAATGCCCCAAACTCTGGTATTTACAGAATGTATGATACCGGCCATATTCAATTTGACAGGATGGATACTCACCGGAGGGCGGTTGAAAATGAAAATGAAGCTTTTTTCTTACGTATAACCAGAAAAGGAGACTACCTGTATGAAGGAGCAGATATGGGAATTTTAGTGAGCCGGGGACGTATGATGACCGATGATTTTCAGCTTAACAACAGGGCTAAACACTGGATTAAGGCGATTAGGGCACAATACACTTCTGAAATGGTAGAAGATAAAAAAAAGCCAAAATTGTCAGGAACTTTAACTAAATAA
- a CDS encoding NAD-dependent succinate-semialdehyde dehydrogenase, whose protein sequence is MEFYSTNPYNGEQVGKYTAQTPNETTQVLELSAKAFKDWSKQPLSFRTELLQKAAQVLRDNVEEYAKMITQEMGKPISESRAEVNKCAWVCDYYAENAEEFLASEEIKTDATHSYVRHDPIGGVFAIMPWNFPFWQVFRFAAPTLTAGNTGILKHAPNVFGCALMIEEVFEKAGYPKGVFQNLIVHHDQTEMIIAHDAVQAVTLTGSEAAGSAVSQLSGKYIKKSLLELGGNNSFIVWEDADIDRAVKTAVSARMLNCGQSCIAAKRFILLEGIYDEFVSKFKAAVSDLKAGDVMEDTTQVGTLARKDLADQLQSQVKRSLEHGAELLLGGEQNECFHQPTILGNVKPGMPAFDEETFGPLAAIIKAKSIEEAFEFSEKSKFGLGTTVFTKDIQKAMEMAGSVSDGAYFVNELVKSDPRLPFGGTKRSGYGRELAKEGMMEFVNKKTVYVKA, encoded by the coding sequence ATGGAATTTTATAGCACAAATCCCTATAACGGAGAACAGGTAGGGAAATATACAGCTCAAACACCTAACGAAACTACGCAGGTTTTAGAATTATCTGCTAAAGCTTTTAAAGACTGGAGTAAACAGCCGCTTTCTTTTAGAACCGAGCTTTTACAAAAAGCAGCTCAGGTATTAAGAGATAATGTAGAGGAATATGCCAAAATGATCACTCAAGAAATGGGAAAACCAATTTCTGAATCCAGGGCTGAAGTAAATAAATGTGCCTGGGTTTGCGATTATTATGCTGAAAATGCTGAAGAATTTCTCGCTTCAGAAGAAATAAAAACCGATGCTACCCATAGCTATGTTAGGCACGATCCCATTGGAGGTGTTTTTGCTATTATGCCGTGGAATTTTCCATTCTGGCAGGTTTTTAGGTTTGCTGCTCCTACACTTACTGCCGGAAACACCGGTATTTTAAAGCACGCGCCCAATGTTTTTGGATGTGCTTTAATGATTGAAGAGGTTTTTGAAAAAGCAGGCTATCCAAAAGGTGTTTTTCAGAATTTAATTGTGCATCACGATCAAACAGAAATGATTATTGCCCACGATGCCGTGCAGGCGGTTACTTTAACAGGAAGTGAAGCTGCCGGATCTGCTGTATCCCAACTTTCGGGGAAATATATAAAAAAGAGTTTGCTAGAGTTAGGCGGTAATAATTCCTTTATTGTTTGGGAAGATGCCGATATTGATCGCGCTGTTAAAACAGCGGTTTCAGCCAGGATGTTAAACTGCGGACAAAGCTGTATTGCAGCGAAGCGTTTTATTTTGTTGGAAGGAATTTATGATGAATTTGTTTCTAAATTCAAGGCTGCGGTAAGTGATTTAAAAGCGGGAGATGTTATGGAAGACACTACCCAGGTTGGTACGCTTGCCAGAAAAGACCTGGCAGATCAACTTCAAAGTCAGGTAAAAAGATCTTTAGAACATGGAGCTGAGTTATTACTTGGTGGGGAACAGAACGAGTGTTTCCACCAACCAACTATTTTAGGAAATGTAAAACCGGGAATGCCCGCTTTCGATGAAGAAACTTTTGGCCCTCTCGCAGCAATTATTAAGGCAAAAAGCATAGAGGAAGCATTTGAATTTTCAGAAAAATCTAAATTTGGGTTGGGAACTACGGTTTTTACAAAAGATATTCAAAAAGCGATGGAAATGGCGGGAAGCGTTAGCGATGGCGCCTACTTTGTAAACGAGCTTGTGAAATCTGATCCCCGACTTCCCTTTGGTGGAACTAAGCGATCGGGCTACGGGAGGGAGTTAGCCAAAGAAGGAATGATGGAGTTTGTTAATAAGAAAACAGTTTATGTTAAAGCCTAA
- a CDS encoding NAD(P)/FAD-dependent oxidoreductase, producing MNIPRTNLPRVVIIGGGFAGMAMVRKLIGEDVQTVILDRHNYHTFQPLLYQVSTSGLEPDSIAYPMRKITRNSKKCIFRMAEVKSINTEKSYIETTIGDLIYDYLVIATGSKTNFFGNKSIEKNGMWMKTVPQALNIRSLILENLEQAVITDDPELRKALLNFVLVGAGPTGVELSGAIAELKNHIVPKDYPDINPNEMNIHLLEGLDRVLPPMSEKASKNAHAFLEELGVKVHLNTMVEEYDGHLVTTNTDLALKTETFIWAAGVTGAPVKGLKAEAMVEKANRYEVNAFNQVNGYENIFAIGDIALMQTEAYPKGHPMVAQPAIQQGKHLAKNIMNILEGKKLEAFKYKDKGTMATVGRNRAVVDIEQGSFGGFFAWFIWMFVHLWFLIGFRNRLVTFFNWLYNYWNYDKAARLIIRPFKGYENQMKVDKEEI from the coding sequence ATGAATATTCCAAGAACAAATTTACCTAGAGTCGTTATTATTGGTGGCGGTTTTGCGGGAATGGCGATGGTGAGAAAATTGATTGGCGAAGACGTTCAAACCGTGATTTTAGACCGTCATAACTATCATACTTTTCAGCCCTTACTTTACCAGGTTTCTACCTCTGGTTTAGAGCCAGACTCTATTGCATATCCTATGCGTAAAATTACGCGAAATAGTAAGAAATGCATTTTTAGGATGGCCGAGGTAAAATCTATAAATACCGAAAAAAGTTATATTGAAACTACTATTGGAGATTTAATCTACGATTACCTGGTGATCGCTACAGGTTCTAAAACTAATTTCTTTGGAAATAAGAGTATTGAGAAGAATGGGATGTGGATGAAAACCGTTCCGCAGGCATTAAATATTCGTAGTTTGATCCTGGAAAATTTAGAACAGGCGGTTATTACCGATGATCCTGAACTAAGAAAAGCACTACTTAATTTTGTTTTAGTAGGAGCAGGGCCAACAGGAGTAGAGCTTAGTGGCGCAATTGCCGAATTAAAGAACCATATTGTACCTAAAGATTATCCAGATATAAATCCTAACGAGATGAACATTCATCTTCTGGAAGGCCTGGACAGGGTTTTGCCACCGATGAGCGAAAAGGCCTCTAAAAATGCTCACGCATTTTTGGAAGAACTTGGGGTGAAAGTTCATTTAAATACCATGGTAGAAGAATATGATGGCCATCTGGTAACAACCAACACAGATCTTGCCCTAAAAACCGAAACTTTTATTTGGGCTGCCGGAGTAACCGGTGCGCCGGTAAAAGGTTTAAAAGCCGAAGCCATGGTAGAAAAGGCAAATAGGTACGAGGTTAATGCCTTCAACCAGGTTAACGGCTACGAAAATATTTTTGCAATAGGGGATATAGCTTTAATGCAAACTGAAGCCTATCCAAAAGGGCATCCTATGGTTGCCCAGCCAGCAATTCAGCAGGGGAAACATTTGGCTAAAAATATTATGAATATCCTGGAAGGTAAAAAACTCGAAGCTTTTAAATATAAAGATAAAGGTACCATGGCCACCGTGGGCAGAAATCGGGCGGTTGTAGATATAGAACAAGGTTCTTTTGGCGGATTTTTCGCCTGGTTTATCTGGATGTTTGTGCACCTCTGGTTTCTTATTGGATTTAGAAACCGACTGGTAACTTTCTTTAACTGGCTTTATAACTACTGGAATTACGACAAAGCCGCACGATTAATAATCAGGCCATTTAAAGGTTATGAAAATCAAATGAAAGTAGATAAAGAAGAGATATAA
- a CDS encoding RNA polymerase sigma factor, whose protein sequence is MDKELEHQFVTNLEKHQNIAHKICRLYTNDQDSHNDLFQEITIQLWKAYPKFRGEAKFSTWMYRVALNTAITLYRKKKRSIKTQDFDTVDFKIKAEEYDDETEQQLKVMYSAIQELNDIEKALVFLYLEDENYRDISETLGITEVNARVKMNRVKTKLKNILNP, encoded by the coding sequence GTGGATAAGGAATTAGAACATCAGTTTGTAACAAATCTGGAAAAACACCAGAATATTGCGCATAAAATTTGCCGCCTTTATACGAATGATCAGGATTCTCACAACGATCTTTTTCAGGAAATTACCATTCAGCTCTGGAAAGCTTACCCGAAATTTAGGGGTGAAGCTAAATTTAGCACCTGGATGTACAGAGTTGCTTTAAATACTGCCATCACTTTATACCGAAAGAAAAAAAGAAGTATAAAAACGCAGGATTTTGATACCGTAGATTTTAAAATTAAAGCCGAAGAATATGACGATGAGACCGAGCAGCAATTAAAAGTAATGTATTCTGCAATTCAGGAATTAAACGATATTGAAAAAGCGCTCGTTTTTTTATATCTGGAAGATGAAAATTACAGGGACATTTCTGAAACCCTTGGTATTACTGAAGTAAATGCACGAGTGAAGATGAACAGGGTGAAAACTAAGTTAAAAAATATTTTAAATCCGTAG
- a CDS encoding C45 family autoproteolytic acyltransferase/hydolase: protein MQLHFNAISEPEKPGSKWQKLYKTHWPAYKSWLNSKGTANYPDLKTSQAALKKYMPEMWPTYQRLCKLAKGDKVAARFLTGFQPPAYISGCSQAVTTGEEIQLVRNYDFHPDLMEGTQLLTSWNNKKVIATSDCLIGVVDGMNEDGLAISLTFGGRKEVGVGFGIPFILRYVLEFCSNVDEAVAALIRIPSHMSYNVTVVDKTGKFKTVQLAPDKAPLVTDASFTTNHQGTIDWPENAAFNKTQERSSFLNKMLSAKRVDSTQVADAFLKAPLYNTKFKEGFGTLFTSVYRPLEGKVVLRWPQTSVEQSFENFQEVYKLINYEPAQVASEWWIQEAVEMAQTVEDPFEEQYAENVDWQETVTEILVNAMAQAHPTTNERDLEKLRGTIINNGEVSWQAVAGFWSKIGTGYADSWKS, encoded by the coding sequence ATGCAATTACATTTTAATGCTATTTCTGAACCCGAAAAACCGGGTTCCAAATGGCAGAAATTATATAAAACTCATTGGCCTGCTTATAAAAGCTGGCTTAATTCAAAAGGAACAGCTAATTATCCAGATCTTAAAACCTCACAGGCAGCGCTTAAAAAATATATGCCAGAGATGTGGCCTACTTATCAGCGTTTGTGCAAACTGGCAAAAGGAGATAAGGTGGCAGCCCGGTTTTTAACAGGCTTTCAGCCTCCTGCTTATATAAGTGGTTGCTCACAAGCGGTTACTACGGGAGAAGAAATTCAACTGGTTAGAAATTACGATTTTCATCCAGATCTTATGGAAGGAACGCAATTACTAACCTCCTGGAATAATAAAAAAGTAATCGCCACCAGCGATTGCCTTATTGGGGTTGTAGACGGAATGAATGAAGACGGGCTGGCTATTTCGCTTACTTTCGGAGGTCGAAAAGAGGTAGGAGTAGGTTTCGGTATTCCGTTTATTTTACGTTACGTTTTAGAATTTTGTAGTAATGTTGATGAAGCTGTTGCAGCTTTAATCAGGATTCCTTCGCATATGTCTTACAACGTAACCGTGGTAGATAAAACCGGAAAATTCAAAACCGTGCAATTGGCACCAGACAAGGCACCTTTGGTTACCGATGCTTCTTTTACTACTAATCACCAGGGAACAATAGACTGGCCAGAAAACGCAGCCTTTAATAAAACTCAGGAACGTTCGTCTTTTCTGAATAAAATGTTGTCTGCCAAAAGAGTGGATTCCACTCAGGTAGCCGATGCTTTTTTAAAGGCACCGCTTTACAATACTAAGTTCAAGGAAGGTTTCGGGACTTTATTTACCTCGGTATACCGACCGTTAGAAGGAAAAGTAGTACTTCGCTGGCCGCAAACTTCGGTAGAACAAAGTTTCGAAAACTTTCAGGAAGTTTATAAACTCATAAATTACGAACCAGCTCAGGTTGCATCTGAATGGTGGATCCAGGAGGCTGTAGAAATGGCCCAAACGGTAGAAGATCCATTCGAAGAGCAGTATGCTGAAAATGTAGATTGGCAGGAAACTGTTACCGAAATTTTGGTAAATGCCATGGCCCAGGCTCACCCAACAACAAATGAGCGAGACCTTGAAAAATTAAGAGGAACAATAATTAATAACGGGGAAGTCTCCTGGCAGGCAGTAGCCGGTTTCTGGAGTAAAATAGGAACAGGATATGCCGATTCCTGGAAGAGTTAG
- a CDS encoding LytR/AlgR family response regulator transcription factor has product MEVVIVEDEKPAARRLQRMLKKLDLEVNTMLHSVKEGIAWFKENPEPDLVFLDIQLSDGISFEIFEKVKINSAVIFTTAYDEYALKAFKLNSVDYLLKPIDEEELANAVIKFKENYLKNSPQIDFNAFRKILETGNKPDYKTRYTIQVGQHLKIIPANEICCFYSENKASYLTTTSGRNYPVDVSLENLEKELDPEKFFRINRKSIVNIDCIEDIISYTNSRLEVKVKVFSEFQLIVSRERVRDFKNWIS; this is encoded by the coding sequence ATGGAAGTAGTAATTGTAGAAGACGAAAAGCCCGCTGCCCGGCGTTTGCAAAGAATGCTTAAAAAACTGGATTTAGAAGTAAATACCATGCTGCATTCGGTTAAGGAAGGAATTGCCTGGTTTAAAGAAAATCCTGAACCAGATCTGGTTTTTCTTGATATTCAATTGAGTGACGGGATCTCTTTTGAAATTTTTGAAAAGGTAAAAATCAATAGTGCCGTTATTTTTACTACGGCTTATGATGAATATGCTCTAAAAGCATTTAAGCTGAATAGTGTTGATTACTTGTTGAAGCCTATAGATGAAGAAGAATTGGCAAATGCAGTGATAAAATTCAAAGAAAATTACCTTAAAAATTCACCACAAATAGATTTTAACGCCTTTAGAAAAATCTTAGAAACCGGAAATAAGCCAGATTATAAAACCCGTTATACCATCCAGGTAGGCCAGCATTTAAAGATTATACCCGCAAACGAAATTTGCTGTTTTTATTCAGAAAATAAAGCTTCCTATCTTACTACCACTTCGGGGAGAAATTACCCTGTAGATGTTTCCCTTGAAAATTTAGAAAAGGAATTGGATCCAGAGAAATTCTTCAGAATTAATCGAAAATCTATTGTGAATATTGACTGTATAGAAGATATTATTAGCTATACCAATAGTCGTTTAGAGGTTAAAGTGAAAGTTTTTAGTGAATTTCAGCTTATTGTTAGTCGGGAGCGAGTGCGAGACTTCAAAAACTGGATTTCTTAA
- a CDS encoding hemerythrin domain-containing protein, whose amino-acid sequence MNIFEALRQEHEIQRNLVAKLVETHGDTQERKKIFEQLKHELKIHADAEERHFYIPLMKKDLTQEKARHSVAEHHEMDELIEQLEDTEMDASNWLKIAKELEHIVIHHLDEEEQEVFQMAGKALTDNQKTSLASDYNKEIKKMR is encoded by the coding sequence ATGAATATTTTTGAAGCTTTACGCCAGGAACACGAAATACAGCGTAACCTTGTTGCCAAACTGGTAGAAACCCACGGCGATACTCAGGAGCGTAAAAAGATCTTTGAGCAATTAAAACATGAATTGAAGATTCATGCTGATGCCGAAGAAAGGCATTTTTATATTCCACTTATGAAGAAAGACCTTACCCAGGAAAAAGCCAGGCATAGTGTAGCAGAACACCACGAGATGGATGAACTTATAGAGCAACTGGAAGATACAGAAATGGACGCTTCTAACTGGTTAAAAATAGCGAAGGAGCTTGAACATATAGTAATTCATCATTTAGATGAAGAGGAACAGGAAGTTTTTCAAATGGCCGGAAAAGCACTAACCGATAACCAAAAGACTTCTCTCGCTTCAGACTATAATAAGGAAATTAAAAAGATGAGGTAA
- the lpdA gene encoding dihydrolipoyl dehydrogenase, with protein MSKYDVAVIGSGPGGYVAAIRCAQLGMKTAIIEKYSTLGGTCLNVGCIPSKALLDSSHHYHDAVKHFEEHGIEIPGEVKVNLEKMMERKSSVVSQTCDGVKFLMDKNKIDVFEGVGSFKDKTHINIEKNDGETETIEAAKTIIATGSKPANLPFIELDKERIITSTEALKLKEIPKHMVVIGGGVIGLELGQVYRRLGAEVTVVEFLDRIIPTMDAALSKELQKVLKKQGVKFHTSTKVKSVERKGDEIIIKADDKKDKEIEIKADYCLVSVGRKPFTDGLNADAAGVKVDDKGRIEVNEHLQTNVDNIYAIGDVVKGAMLAHKAEEEGSFVAEIMAGQKPHIDYNLIPGVVYTWPEVASVGKTEEQLKEDSVKYKEGKFPMRALGRARASGDTDGFVKILADEKTDEVLGVHMIGARTADLIAEAVTAMEYRASAEDIARMSHAHPTYAEAVKEAALAATDNRALHV; from the coding sequence ATGAGTAAATATGATGTTGCAGTTATAGGTTCGGGCCCCGGAGGATATGTGGCCGCTATACGCTGCGCGCAATTGGGAATGAAAACTGCTATCATAGAAAAATATTCAACCTTGGGTGGAACCTGCCTTAATGTAGGTTGTATTCCAAGTAAAGCTTTGCTAGATTCTTCGCATCATTACCACGATGCAGTTAAACATTTTGAAGAACACGGGATAGAAATTCCTGGTGAGGTAAAAGTAAACCTTGAGAAAATGATGGAGCGTAAATCTTCAGTAGTAAGTCAAACTTGCGATGGAGTAAAGTTCCTGATGGATAAAAATAAAATTGATGTTTTTGAAGGTGTAGGATCTTTTAAAGATAAAACCCACATTAATATTGAAAAAAACGATGGTGAAACCGAAACCATTGAAGCTGCTAAAACGATTATTGCTACAGGTTCAAAACCAGCAAACCTTCCGTTTATCGAGCTGGATAAAGAACGAATTATAACTTCTACCGAAGCTTTAAAACTGAAAGAAATTCCTAAACATATGGTCGTAATTGGCGGTGGTGTAATTGGCCTGGAGTTAGGCCAGGTTTACCGTCGTTTAGGAGCTGAGGTTACTGTTGTAGAATTTTTAGATAGAATTATTCCTACAATGGATGCTGCACTTTCAAAAGAACTTCAAAAAGTACTTAAGAAGCAAGGCGTGAAATTCCATACTTCTACAAAAGTAAAATCGGTAGAGCGTAAAGGCGACGAGATCATTATAAAAGCTGATGATAAAAAGGATAAAGAGATTGAAATAAAAGCAGATTATTGTCTTGTTTCTGTAGGGCGTAAACCTTTTACCGATGGTTTAAATGCTGATGCTGCAGGAGTAAAAGTTGATGATAAAGGTAGAATTGAAGTGAACGAACATCTACAAACTAATGTAGATAATATTTACGCTATTGGTGATGTTGTAAAAGGCGCAATGCTGGCTCATAAGGCCGAAGAAGAAGGATCTTTTGTTGCTGAAATAATGGCGGGTCAAAAACCACATATTGATTATAATTTAATTCCCGGGGTTGTTTATACCTGGCCGGAAGTTGCTTCTGTAGGAAAAACCGAAGAACAACTTAAGGAAGATAGCGTTAAATATAAAGAAGGAAAATTCCCGATGCGTGCTCTTGGACGTGCCAGGGCAAGTGGAGATACAGACGGATTTGTAAAAATCCTTGCCGATGAAAAGACCGATGAGGTTTTAGGCGTGCATATGATTGGCGCCCGTACTGCCGATCTTATTGCTGAAGCTGTAACCGCTATGGAATATAGAGCATCTGCCGAGGATATTGCAAGAATGAGCCACGCACATCCAACTTATGCTGAAGCTGTTAAGGAAGCTGCTCTTGCTGCTACAGATAATCGTGCGCTTCACGTATAG
- a CDS encoding 2TM domain-containing protein has translation METSEDKYLQARERVKELREFYNHLFSYIIVNIFLAGINYYTNQWAYPWFLWVVGGWGIGLAFDALKAFRLNPMFDKRWEERKIQEYMEKEEKQRWE, from the coding sequence ATGGAAACTTCAGAAGACAAATATCTACAAGCAAGGGAGCGGGTTAAAGAATTACGTGAGTTTTATAATCACTTATTCTCGTATATTATAGTGAATATATTTCTGGCTGGGATCAATTACTATACAAATCAATGGGCGTATCCCTGGTTTTTATGGGTTGTAGGCGGTTGGGGAATTGGTTTAGCCTTTGATGCTCTAAAAGCCTTTAGATTGAACCCTATGTTCGATAAGCGATGGGAAGAACGCAAGATCCAGGAGTATATGGAGAAAGAAGAAAAACAGCGCTGGGAATAA
- a CDS encoding histidine kinase produces MKFFQKIFKISLIITFLVVFLEIIFNGFKLEALLELETWIIYFSYAFILTLINGSYFWWFGAKIGWEKATLRKVLVGAFGAVILTLIGFFFCRFLHYVVYEGVVLQEFLSNEKMAFYLFPFLFTTIISLFFHLIYFYKALQEKKVKEQKIIAGTASAKFDALKNQLDPHFLFNSLNVLSALIDENPDQAQKFTSALSKVYRYVLEQKNKELVDLEEELKFAKTYMDLLKMRFEDAIIFNFPATLKNPEAKVVPLSLQLLLENTIKHNTVNSENPLEIAIVEEDRNLVVRNNIQPKEILKRGSGVGLSNIQQRYHLLTDRKVEISNTNNTFSVKLPLLTKIVKMEKQAPVYAKQDAYLRAQKQVKAERDFYGNLTSYLIVIPVLGLFNYLTYGGFVWVIFPAIGWGIGVFFHGLSVFNYNLLLGKNWEERKIKELMQKDKTN; encoded by the coding sequence ATGAAATTTTTCCAGAAAATATTTAAAATCAGTCTCATAATCACGTTTTTGGTGGTTTTTCTCGAAATTATCTTCAACGGATTTAAGCTGGAAGCATTACTGGAATTAGAAACCTGGATAATTTACTTTTCCTATGCTTTTATTCTAACCCTGATAAATGGAAGTTATTTTTGGTGGTTTGGCGCTAAAATAGGCTGGGAAAAGGCTACTTTAAGAAAGGTCCTGGTGGGGGCTTTTGGCGCTGTTATTTTAACTTTAATAGGATTTTTCTTTTGCCGTTTTCTGCACTACGTAGTTTATGAAGGAGTAGTACTTCAGGAATTTTTGAGCAACGAAAAGATGGCTTTTTATCTTTTTCCTTTTCTTTTCACCACCATTATTTCACTATTTTTTCATCTTATTTATTTTTATAAAGCTTTACAGGAAAAGAAAGTAAAAGAGCAAAAAATAATTGCCGGTACGGCATCCGCTAAATTTGATGCGCTAAAAAATCAGTTAGATCCGCATTTTTTATTTAATAGTTTAAATGTGTTAAGTGCGTTAATTGATGAAAATCCCGACCAGGCGCAAAAATTTACCAGCGCGCTTTCCAAAGTTTATCGCTATGTGTTAGAGCAGAAGAATAAAGAACTGGTAGACCTGGAAGAAGAATTAAAATTTGCGAAAACCTATATGGATTTGCTGAAAATGCGGTTTGAAGATGCGATTATTTTTAATTTTCCCGCTACATTAAAAAACCCCGAAGCCAAGGTGGTTCCACTTTCACTTCAGTTATTGTTAGAAAACACCATAAAACACAATACGGTAAATTCTGAAAATCCTTTAGAAATAGCAATTGTAGAAGAAGACAGAAACTTAGTGGTGAGAAATAATATTCAGCCAAAAGAAATATTGAAACGGGGAAGTGGGGTTGGACTTTCAAATATTCAGCAACGTTATCATTTACTTACCGATAGAAAAGTTGAAATATCTAACACCAACAACACATTTAGTGTAAAATTACCACTATTAACCAAAATTGTAAAAATGGAAAAACAGGCACCGGTTTACGCCAAACAAGACGCTTATTTACGGGCGCAAAAGCAGGTAAAGGCAGAGCGCGATTTCTACGGAAATTTAACTTCCTACTTAATTGTAATTCCTGTACTGGGGCTTTTTAATTACCTAACCTACGGCGGATTCGTTTGGGTTATCTTTCCCGCAATTGGCTGGGGAATAGGCGTGTTTTTTCACGGGCTATCTGTATTCAATTACAATCTTCTACTGGGTAAAAACTGGGAGGAGCGTAAAATAAAGGAACTAATGCAAAAAGATAAAACCAACTAA